From Planococcus halocryophilus, the proteins below share one genomic window:
- a CDS encoding ABC transporter permease, producing MMKPQMFIKISLSLLVFLLMFLPFIPLVLSSLSFGWQWPEILPDAISLRAWDYVLFGSSGTWQAVGVSLLIALIVTVINILLAVPAANALVRNSFRGKWIMEAIIFAPIIIPPFVAVMGIHLTFLKLGLTETIVGVVLAHISPTLPYMVRAIMISYQTLSVDWEDQARMLGAGPVSRFTLVVLPHLLPGIVAGASLSILISLSQYLITFIIGSGQVVTLSILLFPFISGGDPAIASAYSLLFAGMAIMTLFGLDVLLKKYYQQKKAVTNKG from the coding sequence ATGATGAAGCCTCAAATGTTCATAAAAATCAGCCTATCCTTACTGGTATTCCTACTAATGTTCTTGCCTTTTATCCCGCTTGTGTTATCCAGTTTGTCATTTGGTTGGCAGTGGCCCGAAATCTTACCAGATGCAATTAGTCTTCGTGCATGGGATTATGTGTTATTTGGCAGTTCGGGCACATGGCAAGCGGTTGGTGTAAGTTTACTGATTGCTTTGATTGTCACGGTCATAAACATACTTCTCGCGGTACCAGCTGCTAATGCACTCGTGCGCAATTCGTTTCGCGGCAAATGGATAATGGAAGCCATTATCTTTGCGCCTATTATCATTCCACCTTTTGTAGCAGTGATGGGCATTCATTTAACGTTTTTAAAACTTGGATTAACAGAAACGATAGTAGGTGTGGTGTTAGCTCACATTTCGCCTACTTTGCCTTATATGGTGCGCGCCATTATGATTAGCTATCAAACTTTATCGGTCGATTGGGAAGACCAAGCACGCATGCTTGGAGCCGGTCCTGTTTCTCGGTTTACCTTGGTGGTCTTGCCCCATTTATTGCCGGGTATTGTCGCAGGAGCTAGTTTAAGTATATTAATTTCTTTAAGTCAATACTTAATCACTTTTATCATTGGCTCTGGTCAAGTGGTTACGTTATCCATATTGTTGTTTCCATTTATAAGCGGTGGTGACCCTGCAATCGCTTCAGCCTATTCCTTATTGTTTGCGGGAATGGCGATTATGACATTGTTCGGTTTGGATGTTCTTTTGAAAAAATACTATCAACAGAAAAAAGCCGTAACAAACAAAGGCTAA
- a CDS encoding ABC transporter ATP-binding protein, translating into MSDLRIINVEKHYKQPQQKDNPAFSLHPINLTIHEGEFFSLLGPSGCGKTSLLKLVAGLLPADNGEIWIGDQNFTQVPSEARNFAMVFQQSLLFPHMTVEDNVAFGLKMQKVDKKQRIAKARDMLEHVGLQGYGSRFPDRLSGGQQQRVALARALVANPRVLLMDEPFSALDPGLREEMRDLLSRIQLEFRVTVLFVTHDREEAFSLSDRIAVMSNGELLQVGSSKEIYEQPLTTKVASFLGLKNIIRGNVESGYFRSIDGSFEFLVDATTKNGLSCLIVRPEAMQLVTEGRPTLASSIQIQGTVEQIKFNHGFYSVKISVGECHLTCSLTSQQADILCVGQTISLQIEVKDLWVVNE; encoded by the coding sequence ATGAGCGATTTGCGAATAATCAATGTGGAAAAACATTACAAACAACCGCAACAAAAAGACAATCCTGCCTTTTCGTTACATCCTATCAACTTGACGATTCACGAAGGCGAGTTTTTCTCATTGCTTGGACCCTCTGGTTGCGGCAAGACTAGCTTATTAAAACTGGTTGCGGGATTACTTCCGGCCGATAACGGAGAAATTTGGATTGGCGATCAAAATTTCACCCAAGTTCCATCGGAAGCGCGAAACTTTGCAATGGTCTTTCAACAATCGTTATTGTTTCCGCATATGACGGTAGAAGACAATGTCGCCTTCGGATTAAAAATGCAAAAAGTTGATAAAAAACAACGAATAGCAAAAGCGCGAGATATGCTTGAACATGTCGGACTGCAAGGCTACGGCAGCCGTTTTCCAGATAGACTAAGCGGTGGCCAACAACAGCGCGTAGCTTTAGCGAGAGCGTTAGTAGCCAATCCGCGCGTGTTATTGATGGATGAACCGTTTAGTGCGTTAGATCCGGGATTGCGAGAAGAAATGCGCGACTTGCTTAGCCGGATTCAACTGGAGTTTCGTGTCACCGTGTTATTTGTTACGCACGACAGAGAAGAAGCTTTTTCATTGTCAGATCGGATTGCTGTGATGAGTAATGGCGAGTTATTACAAGTAGGCAGTTCTAAAGAGATATACGAACAACCTTTAACTACAAAAGTAGCGTCATTTCTTGGGTTAAAAAACATCATTAGAGGAAACGTTGAAAGTGGCTATTTTCGTTCTATTGATGGAAGTTTTGAATTTTTAGTTGATGCCACTACAAAGAATGGTCTGAGCTGTTTAATCGTTCGACCCGAGGCTATGCAACTTGTGACAGAAGGTAGACCAACACTTGCATCCAGCATTCAAATTCAAGGAACAGTAGAACAGATAAAGTTTAATCATGGGTTTTATTCAGTCAAAATAAGTGTAGGAGAATGTCATTTAACTTGTAGTTTGACGAGTCAGCAAGCAGATATTCTTTGTGTAGGGCAGACAATAAGTTTGCAAATAGAAGTGAAAGATTTATGGGTAGTCAATGAATAA
- a CDS encoding ArsR/SmtB family transcription factor, which translates to METLSTQSAADVTACLKAVSDPTRLMMMKLVETNKYCVCQFVEMFGMSQPAISQHLRKLKQAGLLKENRSGQWRFYSMNKESTHATLLLDILSHIEDSDAQLQALLAKEKPVDCF; encoded by the coding sequence ATGGAGACTTTATCAACACAATCTGCAGCTGATGTTACAGCTTGTTTGAAAGCTGTCAGCGATCCAACTCGTCTAATGATGATGAAATTGGTGGAGACGAATAAGTACTGTGTATGTCAATTTGTTGAAATGTTCGGCATGAGTCAGCCAGCGATCAGTCAACATTTGCGGAAGTTAAAACAAGCAGGGCTTTTAAAAGAAAACAGAAGTGGCCAATGGCGGTTTTATTCGATGAATAAAGAGTCTACCCATGCAACATTGCTGTTAGATATTTTAAGCCACATTGAAGACTCAGATGCACAGCTTCAAGCATTACTTGCGAAAGAAAAACCAGTAGATTGCTTTTAA
- the arsC gene encoding arsenate reductase (thioredoxin) — translation MTKKIIYFLCTGNSCRSQMAEGWAKLHLATEWDVYSAGIEAHGLNPNAVKAMNEVGIDISTQTSDIIDEDLLNRADFIVTLCGDAADKCPVTPAHIRREHWGFEDPAKAQGTEEEKWTVFQTVRDAIGTRIESFAKTGI, via the coding sequence ATGACAAAAAAAATTATTTATTTTTTATGCACAGGAAACTCTTGCCGTAGCCAAATGGCTGAAGGATGGGCAAAACTACATTTAGCAACAGAGTGGGATGTATACAGCGCTGGAATTGAAGCGCACGGATTAAATCCGAATGCGGTGAAAGCAATGAATGAAGTAGGTATTGATATTTCCACTCAAACTTCAGACATCATTGATGAAGACTTGCTTAATCGCGCAGATTTTATCGTGACTCTTTGCGGGGATGCAGCAGATAAATGTCCGGTAACTCCGGCTCATATTCGTCGCGAACATTGGGGCTTTGAAGATCCAGCAAAAGCCCAAGGCACAGAAGAAGAAAAGTGGACTGTGTTCCAAACGGTTCGTGATGCTATTGGAACGCGCATTGAATCGTTCGCGAAAACCGGCATCTAA
- a CDS encoding long-chain-fatty-acid--CoA ligase: MLATLTPLDWKRRAVKYYPEKVAVIDGDKKFTYKEFGKRVDQLTTALHNAGIGNKDHVAVMLPNNHAMLECFYGIIPLGAVIVPLNYRLSTKDLTYILKHSDAKMLIVDAEFGKMLEKVQDELPIEKYIVVAVDGFESTINGEDYEAFIGNVPDDAKVPHIDLDENQMLSLNYTSGTTSSPKGVMQTHRTNYLNAANFLHHLEIKFDDVYLHTLPMFHTNGWGGVWAITAAGATHVCLRKVDPPLILDLFESHGITSLCGAPTVVNMLVNEPKAKEIELTQTIRMGTAGAPPAAALIAKAQSILGLNMMHVYGLTETSPFILYCEWKNEFNDLDPEQQASIKARQGIELAFNGETKVVNQENGEEVAWNGKELGEIVTRGNVVMAGYYKDPEKTAEAIRDGWFYTGDLAVTHPDGYIEIQDRIKDMIISGGENISSTEIEGVLYKHPAIAEVAVIAVPDEKWGEVPKAIIVLHQGAQVTEQEILDYTRENMSRFKVPKSVDFVEALPKTATGKLQKFQLREMYWGRGKKVN; encoded by the coding sequence ATGCTGGCAACGTTAACACCACTTGACTGGAAACGCCGCGCGGTCAAATACTATCCGGAGAAAGTGGCGGTGATTGATGGAGACAAAAAGTTTACATACAAAGAGTTTGGCAAACGAGTAGACCAACTCACTACCGCACTACATAATGCAGGGATTGGCAACAAAGACCATGTGGCAGTGATGCTGCCAAATAATCACGCAATGCTGGAATGTTTTTACGGCATTATACCTCTTGGAGCGGTTATTGTTCCGCTTAATTACCGCTTGTCTACAAAAGATTTAACGTATATTTTAAAACATAGCGACGCAAAAATGCTGATTGTCGATGCGGAGTTCGGCAAAATGCTTGAAAAAGTACAAGACGAGCTACCGATTGAAAAGTACATTGTTGTGGCTGTAGATGGCTTTGAATCGACGATTAACGGGGAAGATTACGAAGCATTTATCGGGAATGTTCCGGATGATGCAAAAGTGCCTCACATCGATTTAGATGAAAACCAAATGCTGTCGTTAAATTATACGAGTGGTACCACGTCCAGTCCAAAAGGCGTGATGCAAACGCATCGCACTAATTACCTGAATGCTGCCAACTTCTTGCATCATTTGGAAATTAAATTCGATGACGTATATTTGCATACCTTGCCAATGTTTCATACAAACGGATGGGGCGGCGTTTGGGCCATTACTGCAGCGGGAGCTACGCATGTGTGCTTACGTAAAGTAGACCCACCGCTAATTTTGGATTTATTTGAAAGTCATGGCATCACCTCACTTTGCGGTGCGCCGACAGTTGTTAATATGCTCGTTAATGAACCAAAAGCGAAAGAAATTGAATTGACCCAAACAATACGTATGGGAACTGCAGGTGCGCCACCTGCTGCAGCGCTGATTGCGAAAGCGCAAAGCATTCTAGGATTGAATATGATGCATGTGTACGGCTTGACTGAAACGTCTCCGTTTATCCTTTACTGCGAATGGAAAAACGAATTTAATGATTTGGACCCTGAACAACAAGCATCTATTAAAGCACGTCAAGGAATAGAGCTCGCTTTTAACGGAGAAACCAAAGTGGTTAATCAAGAAAATGGAGAAGAAGTGGCATGGAACGGAAAAGAACTGGGTGAAATTGTCACGCGTGGCAACGTCGTTATGGCAGGATATTACAAAGATCCTGAAAAAACGGCTGAAGCGATTCGAGATGGCTGGTTTTACACAGGAGATTTGGCCGTGACACATCCGGATGGTTATATCGAAATTCAAGATCGCATTAAAGACATGATCATTTCTGGAGGCGAAAACATTTCCTCTACAGAAATCGAAGGCGTCTTGTATAAACACCCCGCAATCGCCGAAGTTGCTGTGATTGCAGTACCGGATGAAAAGTGGGGGGAAGTACCAAAAGCCATTATTGTGCTGCATCAAGGAGCACAAGTAACTGAGCAAGAAATCTTGGATTATACGCGTGAAAACATGTCGCGCTTTAAAGTGCCAAAATCTGTAGACTTTGTTGAAGCTTTGCCTAAAACGGCAACTGGTAAATTGCAGAAATTCCAGTTGCGGGAAATGTACTGGGGGCGAGGGAAAAAAGTGAATTAA
- a CDS encoding acyl carrier protein, which yields MQVLISRKFVRYRNGSSKQDFHIDASERNIERMEMMNNIEKYRNAFMDALELEEDQVSEELALGETREWDSLGHMILISTMEEVFDVSIDAEWMTEFDSYKAGKELLNRLGVDFVNE from the coding sequence ATGCAAGTGCTGATCTCTAGAAAGTTTGTCAGATATAGAAACGGTTCGAGCAAACAAGACTTTCACATAGATGCTAGTGAACGTAATATTGAAAGGATGGAAATGATGAACAATATCGAAAAATATAGAAATGCTTTTATGGATGCGTTGGAATTAGAAGAAGACCAGGTAAGTGAAGAGTTAGCATTAGGCGAAACAAGAGAATGGGATTCTCTTGGGCATATGATTCTGATTTCTACGATGGAAGAGGTTTTTGATGTTTCAATAGATGCTGAATGGATGACAGAATTCGATTCGTATAAGGCAGGAAAAGAGCTTTTGAATCGTTTAGGAGTAGACTTTGTAAATGAATAG
- a CDS encoding AMP-binding protein, which produces MNRFKKLEKFGNQTAIYAEREYSYAEMVEVADEICSHVGERTLVFCLSSNNKESIFGYVGFMRGHVVPVLLDASIQVERLQKLIELYKPAYIWASSGNQDLLNTMDSIFVFGDYSLFKCPTFIQQELDEDLALLLTTSGSTGSPKFVRLSYENIFQNAESIVKYLEIKADDKPITTLPMNYSYGLSIINSHFICGATIIVTDASIIKKEFWDLCKEQGATTFGGVPFIYEMLHRLKFEEMDLPSLKKLTQAGGKLSPELSAKFADMCSQKGIQFFTMYGQTEATARMSYLPAEKTLVKAGSIGIAIPGGELMLQDDNGNNITTPHEIGELIYKGPNVSLGYAESLVDLSKKDENNGSLHTGDLAYFDQDGYFFITGRIKRIIKVAGSRISLDEVEELLNEHGHDCVCAGTDDQMIIYTLREDQLQIKKIIKEKLNLRGVKIIRIEEFPRNLFGKILYSELLKDR; this is translated from the coding sequence ATGAATAGGTTCAAAAAGCTTGAGAAGTTCGGAAACCAAACCGCTATATATGCTGAAAGAGAATACTCTTACGCTGAAATGGTAGAGGTTGCTGACGAAATCTGCAGTCATGTAGGTGAAAGAACGCTGGTTTTTTGTTTATCTTCAAATAATAAAGAGTCTATATTTGGTTACGTGGGCTTTATGAGAGGGCATGTTGTACCTGTCTTGTTAGATGCATCTATCCAGGTGGAGCGGTTGCAAAAACTAATCGAGCTTTATAAGCCTGCGTACATTTGGGCGAGTAGTGGAAACCAAGACCTTTTAAACACAATGGATAGTATATTCGTGTTTGGAGATTACTCATTATTTAAATGTCCGACATTTATTCAACAGGAGCTAGATGAAGATCTTGCGCTCCTTTTAACGACCTCAGGAAGTACTGGCAGCCCCAAATTTGTTCGCTTAAGTTACGAAAACATCTTCCAAAATGCTGAATCCATTGTGAAGTACCTTGAGATTAAGGCAGACGATAAACCGATCACAACACTTCCAATGAATTACTCTTATGGACTGTCGATCATCAACAGTCATTTCATTTGCGGAGCGACGATTATTGTCACGGATGCATCGATCATAAAAAAGGAGTTTTGGGACTTATGCAAAGAGCAGGGAGCAACAACTTTTGGGGGAGTTCCTTTCATATATGAGATGCTCCATCGGCTGAAGTTTGAAGAGATGGATCTTCCAAGTTTGAAAAAACTAACGCAAGCAGGCGGCAAATTAAGCCCAGAGCTATCCGCTAAATTTGCAGATATGTGTAGTCAAAAAGGGATTCAATTTTTTACTATGTATGGGCAAACAGAAGCAACAGCGCGGATGAGCTATTTACCGGCCGAAAAAACCCTTGTTAAAGCCGGAAGCATTGGGATTGCTATTCCAGGTGGCGAACTGATGCTGCAAGATGACAATGGCAACAACATTACAACACCTCATGAAATCGGTGAATTGATTTACAAAGGACCCAATGTTTCTTTAGGGTATGCGGAGTCGTTAGTTGATCTGTCGAAAAAAGATGAGAACAATGGGTCGCTGCACACAGGTGATTTGGCTTACTTTGATCAGGACGGCTATTTCTTTATAACTGGACGAATCAAAAGAATTATTAAAGTCGCTGGAAGCCGCATTAGCTTAGATGAAGTGGAAGAACTTTTAAATGAGCATGGTCATGATTGTGTCTGCGCGGGGACAGATGACCAAATGATCATTTACACATTAAGAGAAGATCAGCTTCAAATTAAAAAAATAATTAAGGAAAAATTAAACTTAAGGGGCGTTAAGATTATCAGAATTGAGGAATTCCCACGTAACCTTTTTGGGAAGATACTATATTCCGAGTTACTTAAAGATAGATAA
- a CDS encoding MBOAT family O-acyltransferase codes for MTFISIEFLLFFAGIVFTYYLIPHRWRWVLLLAASYSFYATLSGYFILLLLVSTVFTYFTGIVIEKQETKQQKKRAMLVGICVLLFFLGWFKYFNFVNDSIRAISTYMNWNYAIPYQEIILPLAISFYTFQAVSYLVDISRGKQKAERHYGYFSIYFAFFPQLVAGPIERAKKLLPQFKVEQTLNYDNISYGMKRIAWGFFKKTLIADRLAPIVASVYDSPDPTGSQIVLATILFSVQLYADFSALSDIAIGCARMLGIKLTENFKQPHFAVSIADFWNRWHITLSTWLRDYIFVPLCKGKKKRSEIYLVIVITFLISGIWHGAAWTFVLWGLIHGFYRAFGDHTKHFRGKMATFIHLDQSPSLHKWMKITTTFLLVCFSRVFFRSDSVTAAFENAQHFLSPSSWNPSGIIVAFEMFSLLDLVIFSFFFIVMQLYHYIERNNTSTWNWLSQRPAVARFAVYVLIVVSVLVFGATGQGFVYGGF; via the coding sequence ATGACTTTTATATCAATTGAGTTTCTGTTATTTTTTGCAGGTATCGTTTTTACGTATTATTTAATCCCACACAGGTGGAGATGGGTTCTTTTACTAGCCGCAAGTTACAGTTTTTACGCTACATTGAGTGGCTACTTTATCTTGTTACTACTTGTAAGCACGGTGTTTACTTATTTTACGGGAATAGTCATTGAAAAACAGGAAACTAAACAACAGAAGAAAAGAGCCATGCTAGTTGGAATTTGCGTATTGCTGTTTTTTCTCGGATGGTTTAAATACTTTAATTTTGTAAATGACTCTATTCGAGCCATTTCAACATACATGAATTGGAATTATGCCATACCATATCAAGAGATTATCCTGCCTTTAGCCATTTCTTTTTATACCTTTCAGGCAGTCAGTTACCTTGTAGACATCTCTAGAGGCAAGCAAAAAGCAGAAAGACATTATGGCTATTTCTCAATCTATTTTGCATTTTTCCCTCAATTGGTTGCCGGACCGATTGAACGTGCTAAGAAATTGCTTCCTCAATTCAAAGTTGAACAAACCTTAAACTATGACAACATAAGCTATGGGATGAAGCGAATTGCATGGGGATTTTTTAAGAAAACATTGATTGCGGATCGACTCGCTCCAATTGTAGCGAGTGTTTACGATAGTCCTGACCCAACAGGTTCTCAAATTGTCCTAGCGACGATCCTGTTCTCGGTTCAATTGTACGCTGATTTTTCTGCACTCAGCGACATTGCCATTGGTTGTGCACGAATGCTTGGGATAAAACTAACGGAAAACTTTAAGCAACCGCATTTTGCCGTTTCGATTGCGGATTTCTGGAACAGGTGGCATATTACGCTTTCGACATGGCTCAGAGACTATATCTTTGTTCCGCTATGCAAAGGGAAAAAGAAGCGAAGTGAAATTTATTTAGTCATTGTGATTACGTTTTTAATAAGTGGCATTTGGCATGGTGCGGCTTGGACTTTTGTTTTATGGGGTCTAATTCACGGGTTTTACCGTGCTTTTGGAGATCACACAAAACATTTTCGTGGGAAGATGGCAACATTTATTCACTTGGATCAAAGTCCATCGCTGCATAAATGGATGAAAATCACCACTACCTTTTTGCTCGTGTGTTTTTCGCGCGTGTTCTTCCGATCGGATTCCGTTACCGCTGCATTTGAAAATGCGCAACATTTCTTATCGCCTAGTTCGTGGAACCCATCTGGAATTATTGTAGCGTTTGAGATGTTTTCGCTACTCGACTTAGTGATTTTCAGCTTTTTCTTTATCGTTATGCAACTGTATCATTACATCGAAAGAAACAATACGTCAACGTGGAACTGGCTATCGCAACGCCCGGCAGTTGCTCGTTTTGCCGTTTATGTTTTAATCGTTGTCTCAGTTCTGGTGTTTGGTGCTACAGGTCAAGGGTTTGTTTACGGTGGGTTTTAA
- a CDS encoding PadR family transcriptional regulator yields MEISKEVLKGHIDTLILSLLHGRDMYGYEIAKIVREKSGDQFELKEGTLYLSLKRLEKSEWITSYWGDEQGPGGRRKYYKLTPVGEKGFEEKRSEWEFVKKLMDLFLERGE; encoded by the coding sequence ATGGAAATTAGTAAAGAGGTATTAAAAGGTCATATTGATACATTAATTCTTTCTCTTTTACATGGCAGAGATATGTATGGGTATGAAATAGCTAAAATTGTCCGTGAAAAAAGTGGAGACCAATTCGAGTTAAAAGAAGGAACACTTTATTTATCTTTAAAGCGATTAGAAAAAAGTGAATGGATCACTTCTTACTGGGGCGATGAACAAGGACCAGGAGGAAGAAGGAAATATTACAAACTCACACCTGTAGGTGAAAAAGGATTTGAAGAAAAACGCTCAGAATGGGAATTTGTAAAAAAACTGATGGACTTATTTTTAGAAAGGGGAGAATAG
- a CDS encoding permease prefix domain 1-containing protein has product MKQIEAYVEELYQGVGGNKKEINESKKEMKSHLLEAVHELKQEGKSEKEAIQLAIERFGGEQEMRSVVGQLFKAQRIFANWILYLAITVLLLSIVAVGLISAYENENASENSEVASAVHEILTSQGSLTDSMKTEIAALIDGTDQISKVEIYNVSGVGVNSVFDYVESAKPEYQYSKSVWSPDWLLANFYPYGSGGGISGMFKWKHDLSAAGWELFYFQD; this is encoded by the coding sequence ATGAAACAAATAGAAGCGTATGTTGAGGAATTGTATCAAGGTGTCGGTGGAAACAAAAAAGAGATTAATGAATCAAAAAAAGAAATGAAAAGCCACTTATTAGAAGCTGTTCATGAGTTGAAACAAGAAGGGAAATCAGAGAAAGAAGCAATTCAACTTGCTATTGAACGTTTTGGTGGAGAACAAGAAATGCGTTCGGTAGTTGGTCAGTTATTTAAGGCACAACGAATATTTGCTAATTGGATTCTCTATTTAGCCATAACCGTTCTACTGTTAAGTATTGTGGCAGTCGGATTAATTTCTGCATACGAAAATGAAAATGCCTCAGAGAATTCCGAAGTTGCTTCAGCTGTACACGAAATTTTAACTAGCCAAGGTTCGCTAACCGATTCAATGAAAACTGAAATTGCTGCTTTAATCGATGGAACAGATCAAATTTCAAAAGTTGAAATCTATAACGTCAGTGGTGTAGGTGTAAATTCCGTATTTGATTACGTAGAGAGCGCAAAACCTGAGTATCAATACAGTAAGTCTGTTTGGTCTCCAGATTGGCTACTAGCGAACTTTTACCCTTATGGAAGTGGTGGGGGGATAAGTGGTATGTTCAAATGGAAACACGACTTATCGGCAGCTGGATGGGAATTATTTTATTTTCAGGATTAG
- a CDS encoding Type 1 glutamine amidotransferase-like domain-containing protein, with product MITHYYLGWFTVFFPERLSQVLREDITDRKSLVMISSNPLDAKVDGAVERTWLDHAGILFDDYYLINHGIKKEDAHTLIQNASVIFLLGGDTLKQNEFLMAYGLAECIRKSNAVVIGASAGAINMSAKWLCSKNFGYPVEENTVYDGIGLGNFSVLSHFDLENNMTLFQSELSSISEKMMIYASNKDCALRTKGDKIDILGSVYIFSHSEIRKLEETF from the coding sequence ATGATCACTCACTATTATTTAGGTTGGTTTACCGTTTTTTTCCCTGAGCGACTGAGTCAAGTGTTACGGGAGGATATAACGGATAGAAAATCACTCGTTATGATTAGCTCAAATCCATTAGACGCTAAAGTAGATGGTGCTGTTGAACGCACATGGCTTGACCATGCTGGCATCTTATTTGATGACTACTATTTAATCAATCATGGCATAAAAAAAGAAGATGCTCATACCTTGATTCAGAACGCTTCCGTCATTTTCTTACTAGGTGGCGATACGCTAAAGCAAAATGAGTTTTTAATGGCTTACGGATTGGCGGAATGCATCCGGAAAAGTAATGCCGTTGTGATTGGAGCAAGCGCTGGTGCGATTAATATGTCAGCTAAATGGCTATGCTCAAAAAACTTTGGCTATCCAGTTGAAGAAAACACTGTTTACGACGGAATTGGTCTTGGCAATTTTTCCGTTTTGTCTCATTTTGACCTTGAAAATAACATGACCTTGTTTCAAAGCGAACTGTCTTCCATATCAGAAAAAATGATGATTTATGCATCGAATAAGGATTGCGCGCTGCGTACAAAGGGAGATAAAATTGATATTCTTGGCAGTGTATATATTTTTTCTCACTCAGAGATACGAAAGTTAGAGGAAACATTCTAG
- a CDS encoding GNAT family N-acetyltransferase, translated as MEIRKLRKGEKIPMELLLLADPSSEIVEEYINRGECFIAELGHQTVGVYVLLPTRPEIVELVNVAVIEDQHGKGIGKQLVLDAIRVAKTKGYKTIEIGTGNSSVGQLALYQKCRFRIIGIDMDFFIRHYSEEIFENGIQCRDMIRLSQDL; from the coding sequence ATCGAGATAAGGAAATTGAGAAAAGGCGAAAAAATCCCGATGGAATTATTACTACTGGCTGACCCTTCGAGTGAAATTGTTGAAGAATACATCAATAGAGGCGAATGTTTTATAGCTGAATTGGGACACCAAACTGTTGGTGTTTATGTCTTACTTCCAACAAGACCCGAGATAGTAGAGCTTGTGAATGTTGCTGTCATTGAAGACCAGCACGGTAAGGGGATAGGCAAACAACTAGTTTTGGATGCAATAAGAGTAGCTAAAACAAAAGGTTATAAAACAATTGAAATCGGAACGGGAAATTCAAGTGTAGGTCAACTGGCTCTTTACCAAAAATGTAGATTTAGAATAATTGGTATAGATATGGACTTTTTCATTCGGCATTATTCTGAGGAAATCTTTGAAAACGGTATTCAATGCAGAGATATGATTCGATTATCTCAAGATTTATAA
- a CDS encoding HAD family hydrolase, whose amino-acid sequence MIKAVLFDLDGTLLNRDASVKAFIDNQYDRLKNWVGHVPKEHYMTRFIELDKRGYVWKDAVYQQLTQEFTISTITWEELLQDYIREFQFHCVPFDQLLQMLEDLKSKNILLGMITNGYGQFQMDNIKALGIENYFDVILVSEWEDIKKPDPEIFKRALRKLDVSSKHSIFVGDHPENDVKAAQDIGMKGIWKNDSQWANVDADFTVDDLKELPLLVEDLMKEIEVT is encoded by the coding sequence ATGATAAAAGCTGTCCTATTTGATTTAGATGGAACTTTGTTAAATCGTGACGCCTCAGTAAAAGCATTTATTGACAACCAATACGATCGATTGAAGAATTGGGTTGGTCACGTCCCGAAAGAACACTACATGACTCGATTTATCGAACTCGATAAGCGTGGGTACGTTTGGAAAGACGCGGTCTATCAACAATTAACCCAAGAATTCACTATTTCCACGATCACTTGGGAGGAATTGCTTCAAGATTACATCCGTGAATTTCAATTCCATTGTGTCCCTTTTGATCAGTTACTTCAGATGTTAGAAGATTTAAAGAGTAAAAACATTCTACTCGGTATGATCACAAACGGTTATGGACAATTCCAAATGGACAATATCAAGGCGTTAGGAATTGAAAACTATTTTGATGTCATCTTAGTGTCTGAGTGGGAAGACATCAAAAAGCCAGACCCTGAGATTTTTAAACGAGCTTTACGAAAACTTGATGTATCCTCAAAGCACAGTATATTTGTTGGAGATCATCCTGAGAATGATGTAAAGGCTGCACAAGACATCGGAATGAAAGGGATTTGGAAAAACGATAGTCAATGGGCGAATGTTGATGCTGATTTCACAGTGGATGATTTGAAAGAATTGCCATTACTCGTTGAAGATTTAATGAAAGAAATAGAAGTCACTTAG